A region of Vespula vulgaris chromosome 1, iyVesVulg1.1, whole genome shotgun sequence DNA encodes the following proteins:
- the LOC127061521 gene encoding uncharacterized protein LOC127061521, with the protein MEEWGYSPTSDDNISDSYWFSLASNFDEYATQFSQYTFSTSNREELIFKLRSRDTRMRERTTKTGLRPTLTVTSSVVFWTSTKELRKSRGGHSCKMKWRSGDILPLVTTIYATATGSVLLRISTSTHCSSRSTYSLEVLEKSQ; encoded by the exons atggaggagtggggatattctcccactagtgacgacaatataagcgacagctactggttcagtcttgcttcgaatttcgacgagtacgcaaCGCAGTTCTCCCAGTACACGTTCTCCacaagtaatagagaagagttaat attcaAATTGCGAAGTAGGGATACTCGGATGCGAGAGAGAACAACAAAGACGGGCCTTCGTCCGactcttacagttactagttcagttgtgttttggacttcgacgaagGAACTTAGAAAATCTCGCGGAGGccattcctgcaa aatgaaatggagGAGTGGGGATATTCTCCCACTAGTGACGACAATATATGCGACAgctactggttcagtcttgcttcgaatttcgacgagtacgcatTGCAGTTCTCGTAGTACGTATTCTTTGGAAGTATTAGAGAAGAgtcaat aa